From the genome of Phyllostomus discolor isolate MPI-MPIP mPhyDis1 chromosome 12, mPhyDis1.pri.v3, whole genome shotgun sequence, one region includes:
- the LOC114488101 gene encoding ATP-dependent RNA helicase DDX19B isoform X2, producing the protein MGFNRPSKIQENALPLMLAEPPQNLIAQSQSGTGKTAAFVLAMLSHVEAANRYPQCLCLSPTYELALQTGKVIEQMGKFYPELKLAYAVRGNKLERGQKISEQIVIGTPGTVLDWCAKLKFIDPKKIKVFVLDEADVMIATQGHQDQSIRIQRMLPRNCQMLLFSATFEDSVWKFAQKVVPDPNIIKLKREEETLDTIKQYYVLCNNRDEKFQALCNLYGAITIAQAMIFCHTRKTASWLAAELSKEGHQVALLSGEMMVEQRAAVIERFREGKEKVLVTTNVCARGIDVEQVSVVINFDLPVDKDGNPDNETYLHRIGRTGRFGKRGLAVNMVDSKHSMNILNRIQEHFNKKIERLDTDDLDEIEKIAN; encoded by the exons ATGGGCTTCAACCGTCCATCCAAGATACAAGAGAACGCATTGCCTTTGATGCTTGCTGAGCC CCCACAGAACTTAATTGCCCAGTCTCAATCTGGTACTGGTAAAACAGCTGCCTTTGTGTTGGCCATGCTCAGCCATGTAGAAGCTGCAAACAGATACCCACAG TGTCTGTGCCTCTCCCCAACGTATGAGCTTGCCCTCCAAACGGGAAAAGTAATTGAGCAGATGGGCAAATTTTACCCTGAACTGAAGCTAGCTTATGCTGTTCGAGGCAATAAAT TGGAAAGGGGTCAGAAGATCAGTGAGCAGATTGTCATTGGCACCCCTGGAACTGTTCTGGACTGGTGCGCCAAGCTCAAGTTCATCGACCCCAAGAAGATCAAGGTGTTTGTTCTGGATGAGGCTGACGTGATGATAGCTACTCAGGGCCATCAAGATCAGAGCATTCGCATCCAAAG GATGCTGCCCAGGAACTGCCAGATGCTGCTTTTCTCTGCCACCTTCGAAGACTCTGTATGGAAATTTGCCCAGAAAGTGGTCCCAGACCCCAACATCATCAAACTGAAGCGTGAGGAGGAGACACTGGACACCATCAAGCAGTACTACGTGCTGTGCAATAACAGAGATGAGAAGTTCCAGGCCTTGTGTAACCTGTACGGGGCCATCACCATTGCTCAAGCCATGATCTTCTGCCAT ACCCGCAAAACAGCCAGTTGGCTGGCAGCAGAGCTGTCCAAAGAAGGCCACCAGGTGGCCCTGCTGAGCGGCGAAATGATGGTGGAGCAGAGGGCTGCGGTGATTGAGCGCTTCCGAGAGGGCAAAGAGAAGGTGCTGGTGACCACCAACGTGTGTGCCCGCG GCATCGACGTTGAGCAGGTGTCCGTCGTCATCAACTTCGACCTTCCAGTGGACAAGGACGGGAACCCGGACAACGAGACCTACCTGCACCGGATCGGGCGCACTGGCCGCTTCGGCAAGAGGGGCCTGGCCGTGAACATGGTGGACAGCAAGCACAGCATGAACATCCTCAACAGAATCCAGGAGCATTTTA ataagaaaatagaaagattGGACACAGATGATTTGGACGAGATTGAGAAAATAGCCAACTGA
- the LOC114488101 gene encoding ATP-dependent RNA helicase DDX19B isoform X1, giving the protein MTYPSVGPDPGSPRPPGAHDRAAPAGEYTSTSISPAPGTMATDSWALAVDEQEAAAESLSNLHLKEEKIKPDANGAVVKTNANAEKTDEEEKEDRAAQSLLNKLIRNNLVDNRNQVEVLQRDPNSPLYSVKSFEELRLKPQLLQGVYAMGFNRPSKIQENALPLMLAEPPQNLIAQSQSGTGKTAAFVLAMLSHVEAANRYPQCLCLSPTYELALQTGKVIEQMGKFYPELKLAYAVRGNKLERGQKISEQIVIGTPGTVLDWCAKLKFIDPKKIKVFVLDEADVMIATQGHQDQSIRIQRMLPRNCQMLLFSATFEDSVWKFAQKVVPDPNIIKLKREEETLDTIKQYYVLCNNRDEKFQALCNLYGAITIAQAMIFCHTRKTASWLAAELSKEGHQVALLSGEMMVEQRAAVIERFREGKEKVLVTTNVCARGIDVEQVSVVINFDLPVDKDGNPDNETYLHRIGRTGRFGKRGLAVNMVDSKHSMNILNRIQEHFNKKIERLDTDDLDEIEKIAN; this is encoded by the exons ATGACTTACCCCTCCGTGGGGCCGGACCCGGGCTCACCGCGACCCCCGGGAGCCCACGATCGCGCGGCGCCAGCCGGCGAGTacaccagcaccagcatctcACCCGCCCCCGGGACCATGGCCACTGACTCGTGGGCCCTGGCGGTGGATGAGCAGGAAGCGGCGGCCGAGTCG TTGAGCAACTTGCATcttaaggaagagaaaatcaaACCAGATGCCAATG GTGCTGTTGTCAAGACCAATGCTAATGCAGAGAAGACAGATGAAGAAGAGAAAG AGGACAGAGCTGCCCAGTCCTTACTCAACAAGCTGATCAGAAACAACCTGGTCGATAACAGAAACCAAGTGGAAGTCCTGCAGCGGGACCCAAACTCCCCGCTCTACTCGGTGAAGTCCTTTGAGGAGCTCCGGCT GAAGCCGCAGCTTCTCCAGGGAGTCTACGCCATGGGCTTCAACCGTCCATCCAAGATACAAGAGAACGCATTGCCTTTGATGCTTGCTGAGCC CCCACAGAACTTAATTGCCCAGTCTCAATCTGGTACTGGTAAAACAGCTGCCTTTGTGTTGGCCATGCTCAGCCATGTAGAAGCTGCAAACAGATACCCACAG TGTCTGTGCCTCTCCCCAACGTATGAGCTTGCCCTCCAAACGGGAAAAGTAATTGAGCAGATGGGCAAATTTTACCCTGAACTGAAGCTAGCTTATGCTGTTCGAGGCAATAAAT TGGAAAGGGGTCAGAAGATCAGTGAGCAGATTGTCATTGGCACCCCTGGAACTGTTCTGGACTGGTGCGCCAAGCTCAAGTTCATCGACCCCAAGAAGATCAAGGTGTTTGTTCTGGATGAGGCTGACGTGATGATAGCTACTCAGGGCCATCAAGATCAGAGCATTCGCATCCAAAG GATGCTGCCCAGGAACTGCCAGATGCTGCTTTTCTCTGCCACCTTCGAAGACTCTGTATGGAAATTTGCCCAGAAAGTGGTCCCAGACCCCAACATCATCAAACTGAAGCGTGAGGAGGAGACACTGGACACCATCAAGCAGTACTACGTGCTGTGCAATAACAGAGATGAGAAGTTCCAGGCCTTGTGTAACCTGTACGGGGCCATCACCATTGCTCAAGCCATGATCTTCTGCCAT ACCCGCAAAACAGCCAGTTGGCTGGCAGCAGAGCTGTCCAAAGAAGGCCACCAGGTGGCCCTGCTGAGCGGCGAAATGATGGTGGAGCAGAGGGCTGCGGTGATTGAGCGCTTCCGAGAGGGCAAAGAGAAGGTGCTGGTGACCACCAACGTGTGTGCCCGCG GCATCGACGTTGAGCAGGTGTCCGTCGTCATCAACTTCGACCTTCCAGTGGACAAGGACGGGAACCCGGACAACGAGACCTACCTGCACCGGATCGGGCGCACTGGCCGCTTCGGCAAGAGGGGCCTGGCCGTGAACATGGTGGACAGCAAGCACAGCATGAACATCCTCAACAGAATCCAGGAGCATTTTA ataagaaaatagaaagattGGACACAGATGATTTGGACGAGATTGAGAAAATAGCCAACTGA